One segment of Candidatus Nitrospira nitrosa DNA contains the following:
- a CDS encoding RNA polymerase sigma factor, translating to MAEAKAQGIIQRLLEDESALRKFVRRRVGEEALVDDILQQSFARAVASAHSLHNEESVLAWFYRILRHAIADYYRAQGAEARRNQAFLEESTISGILQEPSLDEVQATACACLHDLIPSLRGNYADLIKRIDLGGESPEQVAKELKISRNNLTVRLHRARQSLRASLEDACGICSKHGCLNCSCG from the coding sequence ATGGCGGAGGCTAAGGCACAGGGCATTATTCAACGCCTTCTGGAGGATGAATCGGCTCTGAGAAAGTTTGTTCGTCGTCGGGTCGGCGAAGAAGCCCTCGTGGACGATATTCTTCAGCAAAGCTTCGCCCGAGCAGTCGCCTCCGCTCACTCCTTGCACAATGAGGAAAGTGTACTTGCCTGGTTCTACCGCATCCTTCGTCATGCGATAGCCGATTATTATCGTGCACAGGGAGCTGAGGCTCGCCGCAATCAAGCATTCCTGGAGGAATCGACCATTTCCGGCATCCTCCAGGAACCATCTTTGGATGAGGTGCAGGCTACCGCATGTGCCTGCCTTCACGATCTCATTCCGAGCCTTCGAGGAAACTATGCGGACCTCATCAAGCGCATCGATCTTGGTGGCGAATCGCCGGAACAGGTTGCGAAAGAACTCAAGATATCTCGGAACAATCTCACGGTTCGCTTGCACCGAGCCCGTCAATCCTTGCGGGCTTCTCTCGAAGACGCCTGCGGGATCTGCAGTAAGCACGGATGCCTCAACTGTTCCTGTGGATAA
- a CDS encoding DsbA family protein yields the protein MKNQSRSRWTAVVWTMGVVGLLLAPVVAQATKPELKGKFEILKDETSTHQPGKVKVIEFADFYCPHCHHFEETGVPLLVKEFGNRVEITMVGFPVIHGKLPTPFDMYEQAKMMGKGDQMKAVLFRTIHKEKLDGVLDRSIRSLLIKEVGLDVAAFEAGMESGKPAKLFEEGRRWGERIKVSSTPSILIDGNIKVDGVNMTPENVLTIIRSILEADTKK from the coding sequence ATGAAGAATCAGTCGAGATCGAGGTGGACGGCAGTGGTTTGGACGATGGGGGTAGTGGGATTGCTGCTTGCTCCAGTCGTGGCACAGGCAACCAAGCCGGAGCTGAAGGGGAAATTCGAGATTCTCAAGGATGAGACGTCCACCCATCAACCGGGAAAAGTCAAAGTCATCGAGTTTGCGGATTTCTATTGTCCGCATTGCCACCACTTCGAAGAGACAGGGGTTCCTCTGCTGGTGAAAGAATTCGGGAATCGGGTTGAAATTACGATGGTCGGGTTTCCGGTCATCCATGGGAAGCTGCCGACTCCGTTTGATATGTACGAGCAAGCCAAGATGATGGGGAAAGGCGATCAGATGAAGGCCGTCTTGTTCCGTACCATTCACAAGGAAAAACTCGATGGGGTGTTGGATCGCTCGATTCGCTCATTGCTGATCAAGGAGGTCGGCTTAGATGTGGCGGCATTCGAGGCTGGGATGGAAAGTGGAAAACCGGCCAAGTTGTTCGAAGAGGGCCGTCGCTGGGGTGAACGGATCAAGGTGTCTTCCACTCCGTCGATTCTGATTGACGGGAACATTAAGGTCGATGGCGTCAACATGACGCCGGAGAACGTGCTCACCATCATCCGAAGTATTCTTGAAGCCGATACGAAAAAGTAA
- a CDS encoding Slp family lipoprotein: protein MCFVIIASMGRILAASLSSAIMISGCAFTGDHTETLSSDAPPLTFGQVKAAPESYNGQPVTFGGKVLGARRLKEGTRIEILQLPLAGSLQPTTDLSTSQGRFVALRKEFLDPATIPAGTFITVTGEMAGSITLPLDETEYSYPLMHVTSLRVWSEQEEEVPRIRRPLGPGPSWGPYWSPYWHPWPYYW from the coding sequence GTGTGCTTTGTTATAATTGCTTCCATGGGCCGAATTCTTGCTGCAAGCCTCTCTTCTGCCATCATGATCTCCGGCTGTGCCTTCACCGGCGATCACACAGAGACGCTCTCGTCCGACGCGCCTCCGTTGACCTTTGGGCAAGTGAAAGCAGCACCTGAGTCTTACAACGGACAACCCGTGACGTTCGGCGGCAAAGTGCTGGGAGCGCGCCGACTTAAAGAAGGAACCAGAATTGAAATCCTCCAGTTGCCGTTAGCTGGCTCCCTTCAACCGACCACGGACCTTAGCACTTCCCAAGGCCGGTTCGTCGCATTGCGGAAGGAGTTCCTTGACCCTGCAACCATCCCTGCTGGTACGTTCATCACCGTAACGGGTGAAATGGCCGGTTCCATCACCCTACCGCTCGATGAAACGGAGTACAGCTATCCGCTCATGCATGTGACCAGTTTGCGTGTGTGGAGCGAACAGGAGGAAGAGGTTCCACGCATCCGTCGCCCTCTCGGCCCTGGCCCCTCTTGGGGCCCCTACTGGTCTCCTTATTGGCACCCCTGGCCGTATTATTGGTAA
- a CDS encoding GntR family transcriptional regulator, whose translation MKKMVRRKDTQEKPASSNLSSAVVATLKEEIVHWHYPPEHRLTEDGLCKRFGMSRSPIREALRVLTSYGFIRKLPNRSYVVKQYTTEEIEELYEVRQALELYTVERLAAQDMLSQHQADLDDLQHTWADLLKEPSKKPEEFAILDTLFHDTLARVLGNTFLLRSLRTINERLTLFRLLDFENPERAERTCRQHLEILNRILTKDAAGAREAMRENIEAGRNHIRNTIKDALARSYLKKR comes from the coding sequence ATGAAGAAGATGGTCCGCCGGAAGGACACACAGGAGAAACCTGCCTCATCAAACCTCAGCTCGGCAGTCGTGGCGACACTGAAGGAAGAGATCGTCCACTGGCACTACCCGCCGGAACATCGGTTGACTGAAGATGGATTGTGCAAGCGGTTTGGGATGAGCCGCAGTCCGATTCGGGAGGCGCTACGCGTCTTGACCTCATATGGCTTCATCAGAAAACTGCCCAACCGAAGCTATGTCGTTAAGCAGTACACGACCGAGGAAATTGAAGAACTCTACGAAGTGCGCCAGGCACTGGAACTCTATACCGTCGAGCGTTTGGCCGCTCAAGATATGCTCTCACAACACCAGGCTGATCTTGATGACCTTCAGCACACGTGGGCTGACCTCCTGAAGGAACCGTCGAAGAAACCAGAAGAATTTGCGATCCTCGATACCCTCTTTCACGACACCCTCGCCCGCGTCCTCGGGAACACGTTCCTGCTTCGGAGTCTTCGAACCATCAATGAGCGCTTGACGCTGTTTCGGTTGCTGGACTTTGAAAACCCGGAACGCGCCGAAAGAACATGCCGTCAACATCTGGAGATTCTGAATCGGATTCTGACGAAGGACGCGGCAGGTGCACGCGAGGCGATGCGGGAGAACATCGAAGCGGGGCGGAATCACATCCGAAACACGATCAAGGATGCGCTGGCTCGCTCGTATCTCAAGAAGAGATAA